Within the Solibacillus silvestris genome, the region TTTTCACCTGTTTCAAATTCTTCATCATCTAAAGATCTAGTTGTGTTCCCGCATTTAACAATTGATCATGATGCACATCGTGTGACAGCAGATGGAACGGAAGTAAATTTAACACCGAAAGAATACGAATTATTATACTTTTTGGCGAAATCACCCGATAAAGTTTTCGACCGTGAGCAATTATTAAAAGAAGTTTGGCATTATGATTTCTTTGGTGATCTGCGCACAGTTGATACACATGTAAAGCGCCTGCGTGAAAAACTGAACCGTGTCTCTGAAAATGCAGCGAAAATGATTGTAACGGTTTGGGGAGTAGGCTATAAATTCGAGGTCGTAAATGATTAGAATAGCAACAAGTATTGTCGGGAAGCTATGGGGAACCATTTTGCTTCTCGTTTCATTTGTCCTGTTTATTTTCACCATTTTCATGTTGGAGTTTCTTGAAAACTATCATAACGAGCAGTCCGAGGCTTCATTAAGGCAAACAGCTGCAGCTATTGCGAGCATTATCGATGAGGAAGAAATCGATGATAAGCAGTTTGCGATTATTTCGGAATTATTAACGGAAACAACAAATGTACTTATCGCCAAAAATTCAGATGAAATATTGTATGCAAGACAAGAAGGAATCAATAAAGAAGAAATTCAGCAAAAAATCATAAGCAGTAAAGCATTTGAAGAAGTATATGCATCATCAGAGCCGATTGTAGAGGAACTGAAGCTGCCTTCAAATCGGGAAGAAGATGCGAGCGACACCAATTATATTGTATTAGGTTTCCCGCTGAAAAGTGTTGAAGACTTACATGGGGCCGTTTTTATATACAAAAATCCTGATGCGTTACACCAGACAAGTAATGAAACAACGAAAATTGTTGTTATAGCTGCAGCCATCGCATTTATATTGACGACCATTTTTGCATTTTTCCTATCTTCTAAAATAACGCTTCCATTGCGTAAAATGAGAGAGCATGCATTCGAATTGGCGAAAGGACGTTTCGATTCGAAAATTGAAACGAAGCAAAATGATGAAATTGGTCAGCTTGCCGTTGCGTTTAACCAGATGGGTCGCCAATTGAAGCATCATTTGGAAGTGATCAACCAGGAAAAAGAACAATTATCGAGTATTTTAACATCGATGACCGATTCCGTTATTACATTTAATCGTGATAAAACGATTTTAGTGAGCAATCCTCCTGCAGAGCGACTACTGCAAAAATGGTTCGTCGAAAAAGGATTGGACAGCTCCAAGCCGATACCTGATGAACTTTATCAAATGCTTGATCATGTATTGAATTTTGAAGATCAGCTGGACGAAGAGTTTGAAATGGGCAAATCCTATTACAGTATAACGATTAGTCCGCTGTACAGCAGGGACTCCATTCGTGGGGCAGTCGCTGTTATACGAGATAAAACCGAGGAAACAAAACTGGAAAAGCTGAAATCGGATTTTATCGCCAATGTTTCACATGAACTTCGAACACCAATCGCGATGCTTCAAGGCTATTCAGAGGCGATTATTGATGGGGTTGTGACAACAGAGGAAGAACGTATAGATATGATCCGTGTAATATATGATGAATCACAGCGTATGAGTCGTCTTGTAACAGATTTACTTGACTTGGCGCGGATGGAATCGGGACATATGACCCTGTATAAGGAAGAAGTACCATTAGTTACAGTTATTGAAAGAATGACACATAAGTTTGACCAAACAGCGAAAGAAAACCATGTGCAACTGCAGATTGAAACAGACTTTTCGGACGAAACGCTTATTTCGATTGATGAGGACCGCATCGAGCAAGTGTTAACGAACTTAATTGATAATGCGATTCGCCATACACCAGCCGATGGATCCGTGACTGTTTCTATGATAAATGAGCAAAATTACGCAAAAATTCAAGTGAAAGATACAGGGCAAGGCATTCCTCAAGATGATTTGCCATATGTATTCGAACGGTTCTACAAAGCTGATAAAGCACGTACTCGCTCAAAAGGCGGAACGGGCTTAGGTCTGGCCATTACGAAAAATATTGTGGAAGCACATAACGGAAGAATTTCTGTTGATAGTGTCGAACAGCAAGGTACAACCTTTACATTTTACTTGCCATTACCTTAAAAAAATGGGGTAATGGAATAATGAGTATAAAAAAGTTTATCATTTTGAATCGCTCAAAGTGATAAACTTTTCTTTTTAAATGACTAGTTCGTTTATAAACGGATGATTATTGTAACTTTTTTGTTTCGAAAACGACAAATTACGTGAATGGAGGTGGGATGGGTGCAGCAATCCATTTTCCATCGATTATACGATACGTATCATCAGGATGTTTTTAATTTTTTGTTCTACTTAGTAAAAGACCGTACCACAGCTGAGGATCTTGCCCATGAAGTGTATGTTCGTGTATTAAAATCATACGACCGTTTCGAAGGGAAAAGCTCTGAAAAAACCTGGCTGTTTTCAATAGCAAAAAATGTAGCGATCGATTATTTCAGAAAAAAACAAGTACGTGATAAGCATGCATTTACAGCATTTGATTGGGAGACAGAGCAACTCGTAAGCCCAATCCCTTCACCTGAACAATTTACCGAATTAAATGATCAGCTCCATCAATTATTGGTTGCATTGGAAGAATGTTCAGGAGATCAGAAAATGGTTATTATTATGCGATTTATTCAAGAACTGTCCATCCAGGAAACAGCTGAAATTTTAGGGTGGACGCCCGGCAAAGTTAAAACGACACAGCACCGTGCTTTAAAGAATCTACGGCTGCTATTGTTAGCGCAAGAAGGAAGGGAGGCGAATCCATTATGAAAAAGGAGCATTGGGATGAAAAAGAGATTGAACTTTTTCTGAAAAAAGCACCGAAAGTAACCGATCATCGTTCAAAAGATGAGGTATTTAATCGATTAAAGGATGATGGAGCATTTAATGAAGATCCGCCTCATATACAGCAAAACAATCAAAAAGGAATCCGTTGGGCACCGTTATTCGTTTCGATTGCATCAATATTTATTATTGTTTTAATCAGCGCACAATTTATAGGGAATAATGAGTCCGTCACAATGCAAAATGAAACATTTGACATTCAGACTCCAGAAACGGAAGAAAATATGACGATGAGTGCAAAAGAAGATGCGTCTACACAAAATGAGCGCTCCATGATTAATAGTTTTACGACGGAAGCTCAACCGGAGCAAACGTTAGTTTATGAAAATGAGCTCGCCGACAACACATTATTTGAAATTGGTCTTGCAGGGGATGATGCAGAAAGCGTACCAGTGAGCATATTAATTCCAAATGAAGTTGTTGCTGAAAAAACAGGTACAGAAAATCCGTCAAAGCTGGAACTTTATAATACATTCAGTCCGTTGCTTGATGAACAGTCGCTCGGATTTAATGAATATCATCCTTACAAGGGTGAATTGCGAGAAGAAGGGAACACGCTAGTTCACATATTGCCGGAGGGTCACCAATACGATGCAGGAACAGCTTCCTTATCGAATTATCTTGGTTCACTTGTCGATACTTTCAGTGATGCATATACGGAAGTGCAAATAGAAAATATCTCCGGAAAACCAATTTACTTCGATCATATTGGCGATGTAAATGAGCCGTTTCTATTAAATGA harbors:
- a CDS encoding RNA polymerase sigma factor SigX (Member of the extracytoplasmic function sigma factors which are active under specific conditions; binds with the catalytic core of RNA polymerase to produce the holoenzyme and directs bacterial core RNA polymerase to specific promoter elements to initiate transcription; in B. subtilis has been shown to regulate cell envelope modification and may effect antibiotic resistance) — encoded protein: MQQSIFHRLYDTYHQDVFNFLFYLVKDRTTAEDLAHEVYVRVLKSYDRFEGKSSEKTWLFSIAKNVAIDYFRKKQVRDKHAFTAFDWETEQLVSPIPSPEQFTELNDQLHQLLVALEECSGDQKMVIIMRFIQELSIQETAEILGWTPGKVKTTQHRALKNLRLLLLAQEGREANPL
- a CDS encoding histidine kinase yields the protein MIRIATSIVGKLWGTILLLVSFVLFIFTIFMLEFLENYHNEQSEASLRQTAAAIASIIDEEEIDDKQFAIISELLTETTNVLIAKNSDEILYARQEGINKEEIQQKIISSKAFEEVYASSEPIVEELKLPSNREEDASDTNYIVLGFPLKSVEDLHGAVFIYKNPDALHQTSNETTKIVVIAAAIAFILTTIFAFFLSSKITLPLRKMREHAFELAKGRFDSKIETKQNDEIGQLAVAFNQMGRQLKHHLEVINQEKEQLSSILTSMTDSVITFNRDKTILVSNPPAERLLQKWFVEKGLDSSKPIPDELYQMLDHVLNFEDQLDEEFEMGKSYYSITISPLYSRDSIRGAVAVIRDKTEETKLEKLKSDFIANVSHELRTPIAMLQGYSEAIIDGVVTTEEERIDMIRVIYDESQRMSRLVTDLLDLARMESGHMTLYKEEVPLVTVIERMTHKFDQTAKENHVQLQIETDFSDETLISIDEDRIEQVLTNLIDNAIRHTPADGSVTVSMINEQNYAKIQVKDTGQGIPQDDLPYVFERFYKADKARTRSKGGTGLGLAITKNIVEAHNGRISVDSVEQQGTTFTFYLPLP